The DNA sequence GCTGGGTTTTGCGAAATTTAGGCAATATTTTAAAGTCAAGAAAAGAGGTGCAGGAATTGCGCAAGGTGCGTGATCGTGATTTAAAAAAGTATTTGGTGGCAGGAATAGAGTTTGGAGGGCTGGAGAATGTATTGCTTAAATATGTGGCTAATCCAGTGTTAAAATTATACTGGTGGGTTGTGAAGAGGCTTATCTAAATCACGAATATTAAGGCTGTTTGAAAATTGTTATTCCGAGCGTAGCGAGCTTTTTTTTCATTCCGAACGGAGTCCCGCACGCATGCGGGGCGCAGTGAGGAATCCCTTAACTCTAGAAAATGGAAGGATGGGGTGGAAAGCCTGCGGTGAAGGGATTCCTCGCTGCGGCTCGGAATGAAAAAAAACTTCGTTCGAAATAGTAGAACAGTGTTTTCGGACAGTCTCATATATTCGTTTTAATTCGTGAATAATTCGAGTAATATTAGTGCTTATGAAGATAGCTATTATCACCTCTACTTTCCCGCCCTACCGCGGCGGCATCGGCAATGTGGCCTATCAGGAAGCCCGGGAATTAGCGCGGCTTGGCAATCAGGTGACAATTTTTACACCCAGGTATGATACGACCCAAGATAAAGTCCAAAAGGTTGATGGCCTTATTGTCAAGCGGCTTTTTTCATTGCTCAAATTTGGCAATGCGGCTTTTTTGCCGCAGCTTTTGTGGTCGTTGGGGGATTTTAATGTTTGGTATTTGCATTACCCGTTTTTTGGCGGTGCGGAGATTGTATGGCTTTTAAAGAAATTCAAGAAGTCAAAAAAAATAATTATTCGTTATCATATGGATGTGGTGGGCAGAGGATCGTTAGAATTTTTTTTTAACGCTCACTCCCGCTATATCATGCCCAAAATTATCAAATCAGCGGACAGGGTAATTGTCTCGTCCTATGATTATGCTCATCATTCCAATATTAAAGAATTAATTTCAGGCAATCAAAAAAAATTTACAGAGATTCCTTTTGGGGTGGATTTGAAAAGTTTTATTCCCAGCTCAAAAGACGATTTATTTTTAGATGAATTAGGCGTGGCAGCAGAAGATAAGATAGCCATGTTTATAGGGACCTTGGATAAAGCCCATTATTTTAAAGGAGTGGAAATTTTGCTTCAGGCGTTTAGTTTGCTCGAAGACCGGCCTTACAAATTAGTAATTGTTGGCGAAGGAGATTTGCGTTCACATTACGAAAAGATGGCTGAAAAATTAGGTATTACTAAAAAAGTAATTTTTGCCGGCGCGCCCAGCGATAGAGATTTACCGGCATTTTATAACATTGCTGATGTTGTGGTTTTGCCTTCAATTGATAAAAGCGAGGCTTTTGGTTTGGTTTTAATAGAAGCCATGGCTTGCGCCAAACCCGTGATAGCTTCTGATTTGGCTGGGGTGAGGAGCGTGGTTGAAGATGGCGTTAATGGGTTTTTAGTTAAGCCCAAGAATACTGGTGAATTGGCTAATCGGATTGATTATGTTTTGAGCAACATTGAGACTGCTAAGCAAATGGGGGGGAGAGGTCGGGAGAAAGTTGAGCGGGTTTATAATTGGGAACGGGTTGGGCAAGATTTATCACGAATATTACACGAATTATTCACGAATTGCAATCGAATTTATATATGAATAATTAACTTAAATTATCTCTAATGAGCTCTGATAACTTGGATAATATTTACGCATGCTAAATAAACTCATTTCTCAAATCCAACGCGACAAAAACTATACTTTCACCACTTTAGCGATTTTGTGCGTGGTTTTTTTGTGGTTTGTAATACAGGTGGTGTATCCGTCAACTTCTGGGGTTATTGGTTTTGGCGGGCGATTGGTTGCTTTTAGCGCCTTTTTATTTTATTGGTTTATTGGGGCTTCTTGGTTAGCAGGCATTTTTAAAAAGATTGTCAAATTTAGTAATGTTTGGTCATTTGTTTTTGGAATTTTCTTAATGCTTTATTTAATTAGTTTTGTAATGGCATTTTGGATTGTGTTTTATAAGATAACGGTAGTGCTCATGGCGATGAGTTTGATGATTTTGATTTTGGGCATTTCTTTTTTATATAGGAGAGTAACTAGTCACTCGTCATTCGACCCTGAGCTCATGACCGAAGGGTCACTAGTCACTGGGGATTCTTTTTCTCCAGAAGAATCTAAACAAGAATTAGTGGTTACTAATAATACTTCTTTTGGGGATTCCTTAATCCTTGGCCACTGGGTTTGGCCGTCATTAGCAGTAGCCGCTATCATTGCCATCGGACTTCTATTCCTCGCTCGTACTGGCGACTATATGATTACCCCTTGGTCTGATGTGAGTCCTTTATATTTATACTTTTATGCCTTCATCTCTTTTATTATTTTTCTCTTGATTTTTTCTCGGACGC is a window from the Patescibacteria group bacterium genome containing:
- a CDS encoding glycosyltransferase family 4 protein encodes the protein MKIAIITSTFPPYRGGIGNVAYQEARELARLGNQVTIFTPRYDTTQDKVQKVDGLIVKRLFSLLKFGNAAFLPQLLWSLGDFNVWYLHYPFFGGAEIVWLLKKFKKSKKIIIRYHMDVVGRGSLEFFFNAHSRYIMPKIIKSADRVIVSSYDYAHHSNIKELISGNQKKFTEIPFGVDLKSFIPSSKDDLFLDELGVAAEDKIAMFIGTLDKAHYFKGVEILLQAFSLLEDRPYKLVIVGEGDLRSHYEKMAEKLGITKKVIFAGAPSDRDLPAFYNIADVVVLPSIDKSEAFGLVLIEAMACAKPVIASDLAGVRSVVEDGVNGFLVKPKNTGELANRIDYVLSNIETAKQMGGRGREKVERVYNWERVGQDLSRILHELFTNCNRIYI